The Microbacterium horticulturae region CGGGCGACCCGCCGCCACCAGGACGCGGACACCGGCGTGTCGGGGAGAATCCCCGACCCTGTGCACGCAGAAACCGATCGCGGCACAGCGTAGGGCCGTGTCGCGGTCCGAGGCGTCTCGCGCGGCCCCGAGACCGCCCGGCGAAACCCCGATCTGAGCCCGGGTAGAATGGGGGCATGTCCTCCCCCGACCAGGCCGCGCCCACGCCGGGCGTGCGCAGCCCGCTGACGGCGGTCGACATCCTCGCTCTCGTCTGCGAGCTGTTCGCCTTCTTCACGCTCGCGTTCTGGGGCTTCGCGGGCTGGGCGTTCCCCCTGAACGTCGTCTTCGGACTCGGCCTCCCGGTCATCGCGATCCTGCTGTGGGCGCTGTTCGTGTCGCCCCGCGCGGTGATCCGCGTGCATCCGTTCGTCCGCGCGATCGTCGAGCTGCTCGTCTATCTGAGCGCCACGGTCGCCTGGTGGGATATGGGCCAGGCCTGGATCGGGCTGGTGTTCGCCGTGGTGGCCGTCACCGCCGGAGTCATCGCAGGGCGCCGCCGCTTCGCATGACCTCTCCGGGCGGGGCCGACGGTGCAGACAGCACCGAGACCCTGACCCGCCTGCGTGACGCCCTGGGCGACCGGGTCGACACCTCCCCCGACGCGCTGAGCGCGGCACGCGCCGACAAGTCGGGCCACGCCGCGCCCGGCACTCCGCTGGCGGTCGTGCACGCGGCATCCATCGCCGACGTCCAGGCCGTCCTGCGCATCGCGACCGCCACCGGCGCGCCCGTCGTGCCCCGCGGCGCCGGCACGGGACTGGCGGGCGGCGCCAACACCGGCACCGGCGAGATCGCGCTCTCGCTGCGCGGGATGAACAGCATCCTCGAGGTGCGCCCCGACGACCTGCTGGCCGTCGTCGAGCCCGGCATCCTCAACGCCGACCTCAACGACGCGCTCCATCCGTACGGGGTGTGGTGGGCGCCCGACCCGGCCAGCCGCGCGATCTCGACGGTCGGCGGCAACATCGCCACCGGCGCCGGCGGCCTGCTGTGCGCGAAGTACGGTGTCGTCCGCGACGCGGTGCTGGCACTCGACGTCGTGCTGGCCGACGGCCGCCTCATCCACACCGGACACCGCAGCGTCAAGGGCGTGACCGGACTCGACCTGACCAGCCTTTTCATCGGCTCGGAGGGCGTGCTGGGGGTCGTCGTCGGCGCGACCCTCAAGCTGCGCCGCCTCGTCCCCGGTCAGGTCCGCACGCTCGCCGCGGTCTTCCCCGACGTGCGCGCCGCCGCCGCCGCCTCCGCGGCGGTCACTGCGGCCGGTCTGCAGCCGTCGGTGATGGAACTGATGGATGCCACATGCCTGGCCGCCGCGCACCGGCTGCTGCAGTTGGATCCGCCCGCCGGCGGTGCCCAGCTCACGGTGCAGACCGATGGCGCGACCTCCGCCGACGAGGCCACCGCCATCGCGCAGGTCCTGTGTGACGCCGGCGGCACCGTCGAGATGTCGCGCGACGAAGCCGAGGGCGAGAGGCTCCTGCAGATCCGCCGGTCGATGCATCCGGCGATGGAGACACTCGGCACCACGCTCATCGAAGACGTGTCGGTGCCGCGCAGCCGACTTGCCGAGATGTTCGACGAGATAGCGCGCGTCGAACGCGAGCACGGTGTGGCCATTCCGACCGTCGCGCACGCGGGCGACGGCAACCTGCACCCCAACTTCATCTTCGACGGGCCCGAGGTGCCACAGCGCATCTGGGCCGCAGCCGACGATCTCTTCCGCGCCGCGCTGCGCCTGGGCGGCACCCTCACCGGCGAGCACGGCATCGGCGTGCTCAAGAGCAGGTGGCTGGCCGCCGAGCTCGGCGACGACCAGTGGGAGCTCCAGCGGCGCATCAAAGACGTCTTCGACCCCCAGGGGATCCTCAACCCCGGAAAGGTGTTCGCACCATGACCGCCAAGATCCATGTCAGCGCCGCTGTCGTGATGGATGCCGGGGGCCGTGCGCTCCTGGTCCGAAAACGTGACACCGCCTACTTCATGCAGCCGGGCGGCAAGCCCGAGCCGGGCGAGAACCCGGTGCAGACGCTCATTCGCGAACTGAAGGAGGAGCTCGGCGTGCGGGTGCGCGCCGGCGCGCTGCGCAAACTGGGCCGGTTCCACGCCGCGGCGGCCAACGAGGCAGGCCACGACGTGATCGCCGATGCGTTCAGCCTGCACCTGGCCCCCGCGGCCGTGCGTCCGGCCGCCGAGATCGACGAGGCCCGCTGGGTCACCGCCGATCAGCTCGAGACGCTTCAGGTCGCACCGCTGAGCCGCGACATCCTTCTCCCCCTCGTCTGGCGGGCACGGCACACGAGCAGCGGACCGATCGTCGTGCCCGCGCTCTGAGCCGCGGCATCCCGCTCCTCGCCCGAGGCGAGGGGAAGGGACGAGGCGAGGACCGGAATGCGACTTCTGGCCCTCGCCTCCGCAGATCTCCTCGCCCGAGGCGAAGGCGAAGAGAAAAGGGTCTCTGCCGCCCTGCCTCTTACAGCCCCTGCCAGGCGGGCTTGTTCTCCCAGGTGTAGCGGTAGTAGTCGGCGAAGCGCAGACGTGACGCCGCCGCCTCGTCCACCACGACGCTCACACGCGGGTGCAGCTGAATGGCCGACCCCGGCACCGACGCGGTGACCGGGCCCTCCACAGCGCCGGCCACGGCCTGCGCCTTTCCCTCGCCGAAGGCCAGCAGCACGAGGTGGCGGGCGTGCAGGATCGTGCCGAGCCCCTGCGTGATGCAGTGCGTCGGCACCTGGTCGATCGAGTCGAAGAAGCGCGCGTTGTCGCGCTTGGTCTGCTCGGTGAGCGTCTTCACGCGCGTGGACGACGCGAACGATGACCCCGGCTCGTTGAACCCGATGTGCCCATCGGTGCCGATGCCCAGGATCTGCAGCTCGACACCGCCGGCAGCGGCGATGGCCCGCTCGTAGTCGTCGCCCGCGTGCTCGATCGTCTCCAGCGCCCCGTTCGGCGTGTGGATGCGCTCGGGGGTGAGGCCGAGGGGCTCGACGACCTCGCGCCGGATCACGTTGCGATAGCTTTCGGGATGCTGCGGGTCGATGCCCACGTACTCGTCGAGCGCGAACCCCCGCACCC contains the following coding sequences:
- a CDS encoding YrdB family protein; the encoded protein is MSSPDQAAPTPGVRSPLTAVDILALVCELFAFFTLAFWGFAGWAFPLNVVFGLGLPVIAILLWALFVSPRAVIRVHPFVRAIVELLVYLSATVAWWDMGQAWIGLVFAVVAVTAGVIAGRRRFA
- a CDS encoding FAD-binding oxidoreductase, yielding MTSPGGADGADSTETLTRLRDALGDRVDTSPDALSAARADKSGHAAPGTPLAVVHAASIADVQAVLRIATATGAPVVPRGAGTGLAGGANTGTGEIALSLRGMNSILEVRPDDLLAVVEPGILNADLNDALHPYGVWWAPDPASRAISTVGGNIATGAGGLLCAKYGVVRDAVLALDVVLADGRLIHTGHRSVKGVTGLDLTSLFIGSEGVLGVVVGATLKLRRLVPGQVRTLAAVFPDVRAAAAASAAVTAAGLQPSVMELMDATCLAAAHRLLQLDPPAGGAQLTVQTDGATSADEATAIAQVLCDAGGTVEMSRDEAEGERLLQIRRSMHPAMETLGTTLIEDVSVPRSRLAEMFDEIARVEREHGVAIPTVAHAGDGNLHPNFIFDGPEVPQRIWAAADDLFRAALRLGGTLTGEHGIGVLKSRWLAAELGDDQWELQRRIKDVFDPQGILNPGKVFAP
- a CDS encoding NUDIX hydrolase, with the protein product MTAKIHVSAAVVMDAGGRALLVRKRDTAYFMQPGGKPEPGENPVQTLIRELKEELGVRVRAGALRKLGRFHAAAANEAGHDVIADAFSLHLAPAAVRPAAEIDEARWVTADQLETLQVAPLSRDILLPLVWRARHTSSGPIVVPAL
- a CDS encoding glucosamine-6-phosphate deaminase, whose protein sequence is MAEVIIVPDAAAAGALVADEIASLIAADPEVVLGLATGSTPLPVYEALRPRLEGVDVSRVRGFALDEYVGIDPQHPESYRNVIRREVVEPLGLTPERIHTPNGALETIEHAGDDYERAIAAAGGVELQILGIGTDGHIGFNEPGSSFASSTRVKTLTEQTKRDNARFFDSIDQVPTHCITQGLGTILHARHLVLLAFGEGKAQAVAGAVEGPVTASVPGSAIQLHPRVSVVVDEAAASRLRFADYYRYTWENKPAWQGL